In bacterium, a genomic segment contains:
- a CDS encoding mechanosensitive ion channel encodes MLIVLLCSAPFSAGGQEESEPETAPAEPIAIPVPAVAESAEVLDARLESITDRIEAEASLDPLILQLPETRRQIAERQEETRAQIEALRLEGLGDLEREWQIRGAELQETAGGLTELGEEFESQLEELQGFTDVWTKTREAIGSASAPETLELRVDQVLESISRTRLRLRERRGLILTVQTSVGELQRTVASLLSTIEDAQKRLRSRLLVPDRPPLWSVEALAGAEGFTGSVTKVSRDIGEQLRTYFATRRTVVFLHILLFLGSVLLTLYLRPRTRTWAERDEGFRSTARLFDRPIALAALMALLFSPWVYPNAPSVLNDLMGLLFLLPILRLLPILLESSLRHGAYALACLYLVDQLRALLDSEPLLERSLFALEIAVAFVGLLWLLRPARASRLPLDNPWLRAIGIAARVASVLLAASFLLNLLGYMGLARLLGEGTLRSAYAGLFIYVAVIVAEGLLRALLRVRIVQFLNLVRRHRPVIVRRIRWIARAAGVATWIWVTLEHFSIEGQTVRAVDVALTTRFGLGEIQVSLGDLLVFAITIALALFISRALRMLLDEDVLPRVSLPRGVGYATSATVQYAVAMLGFLVAMSAAGIDMDRFAIVAGAFGVGLGFGLQNVVNNFVSGIILLFERPVQVGDTVETEGVLGEVRRIGIRSSTIRTWQGAEVIVPNSSLIAERVVNWTMSDRQRRIDLSVGVAYGTDPERVLEILDQIAAEHDEILDDPKPISLFRGFGDSSLDFELRAWTPRFENFNRVFSELAVRVNSAFARANIEIPFPQRDLHLKSVEPDAARSLRAEASASGEAEV; translated from the coding sequence GTGCTGATTGTTCTGCTGTGCTCTGCGCCGTTCTCGGCGGGGGGCCAGGAAGAATCAGAACCCGAGACTGCACCGGCAGAGCCGATTGCCATTCCGGTTCCGGCCGTCGCCGAATCTGCAGAAGTGCTCGATGCTCGACTTGAATCGATCACGGATCGGATCGAAGCCGAGGCGTCGCTCGATCCGCTGATCCTACAGCTGCCAGAGACCCGTCGACAGATCGCGGAACGCCAGGAAGAGACACGCGCGCAGATCGAAGCGCTGCGGCTCGAAGGGCTGGGTGACCTGGAACGCGAGTGGCAGATTCGCGGGGCGGAACTCCAGGAGACGGCGGGCGGGCTGACGGAACTCGGCGAGGAGTTCGAGTCCCAACTAGAAGAATTGCAGGGCTTCACGGATGTCTGGACGAAGACACGCGAAGCGATCGGCTCGGCGAGTGCACCGGAAACCCTGGAGCTGCGTGTCGATCAGGTGCTCGAGTCGATCTCCAGGACTCGTCTGCGCCTGCGGGAACGACGTGGGCTGATTCTCACCGTGCAAACCAGTGTCGGCGAACTGCAGCGCACCGTCGCCTCGCTTCTGAGCACGATCGAGGATGCGCAGAAGCGCCTGCGCTCTCGTCTGCTTGTTCCGGACCGTCCACCGCTCTGGAGCGTCGAAGCTCTGGCGGGAGCTGAGGGATTCACGGGCAGCGTGACAAAGGTCTCCCGCGATATTGGCGAACAGCTGCGCACCTACTTCGCCACGCGACGGACCGTCGTGTTCCTGCACATCCTGCTGTTTCTGGGATCCGTTCTACTCACTCTCTACTTGCGGCCGCGGACCCGCACCTGGGCCGAACGCGATGAGGGTTTCCGATCGACCGCGCGACTCTTTGACCGGCCGATTGCCCTGGCGGCTTTGATGGCCTTGCTTTTCTCTCCCTGGGTTTACCCAAATGCCCCGTCCGTTCTGAACGATCTGATGGGGCTGCTCTTCCTTCTGCCCATCCTGCGCCTCTTGCCCATTCTGTTGGAATCCTCACTTCGCCACGGTGCCTATGCACTTGCCTGTTTGTATCTCGTCGATCAATTGCGCGCATTGCTCGACTCCGAACCTTTGTTGGAGCGCTCCCTTTTCGCACTCGAGATCGCCGTGGCGTTCGTCGGGCTTCTCTGGCTCTTGCGTCCGGCGCGTGCTTCGCGTCTGCCGCTGGACAACCCGTGGTTGCGGGCGATTGGCATCGCTGCCCGTGTCGCGAGCGTACTGCTTGCAGCCTCGTTTCTACTCAATCTTCTGGGCTATATGGGCCTGGCCCGTCTGCTCGGCGAGGGTACGCTCCGCAGCGCCTACGCCGGCCTCTTCATCTATGTGGCCGTGATCGTCGCCGAAGGTCTCTTGCGCGCGCTACTGCGCGTTCGAATCGTGCAGTTTCTGAATCTCGTGCGCCGGCATCGGCCGGTGATCGTGCGTCGAATTCGCTGGATTGCACGGGCGGCGGGAGTCGCAACCTGGATCTGGGTGACTTTGGAGCACTTCTCGATTGAGGGCCAGACGGTTCGGGCGGTGGACGTCGCGCTCACGACTCGGTTCGGGTTGGGTGAGATCCAGGTCTCACTCGGCGATCTTCTCGTCTTCGCAATCACGATTGCTCTGGCGCTCTTCATCTCGCGGGCCTTGCGCATGCTCCTGGATGAGGACGTCTTGCCTCGGGTCTCACTTCCGCGCGGAGTCGGCTATGCCACCTCTGCAACGGTTCAGTACGCGGTAGCGATGCTCGGCTTTCTGGTCGCAATGAGTGCGGCTGGTATCGATATGGATCGGTTTGCAATCGTCGCTGGAGCCTTCGGTGTCGGTCTGGGCTTCGGTCTGCAGAACGTTGTAAATAACTTCGTGTCAGGCATCATCCTGCTCTTCGAACGCCCGGTTCAGGTGGGCGATACGGTCGAAACCGAGGGCGTACTCGGAGAGGTCAGACGTATCGGTATTCGCTCGAGTACGATTCGCACCTGGCAGGGAGCTGAGGTGATCGTTCCCAACTCGTCGCTGATCGCCGAGCGCGTCGTCAACTGGACCATGTCTGACAGGCAGCGTCGAATCGATCTGAGCGTAGGTGTCGCGTACGGGACCGACCCTGAGCGCGTGCTCGAGATCCTGGATCAAATCGCCGCCGAACACGATGAAATTCTGGACGATCCGAAACCGATCAGTCTCTTCCGCGGTTTCGGCGATAGTTCACTTGACTTCGAACTCCGCGCCTGGACTCCGCGCTTCGAGAACTTCAACCGGGTTTTCAGCGAATTGGCCGTTCGAGTCAATTCCGCGTTTGCACGGGCTAACATCGAAATTCCGTTTCCCCAACGTGACCTGCATCTGAAATCCGTAGAACCCGATGCTGCTCGTTCGTTGCGTGCAGAAGCGTCAGCTTCTGGCGAAGCGGAAGTCTGA
- the ppk1 gene encoding polyphosphate kinase 1, whose translation MSNDEITSGSGASLLLPSRFLNRELSQLEFQRRVLAMAEDPELPLLERLKFVAISSQILDEFFQIRVAGLKQQLDAGVGAVTPEGLTPASQLRKIRREVLSQNARRMDLLRKRLFPELAERGLHLVGWDSLSREDRDQFDRLFYEQIFPVLTPLSVDPAHPFPYISNLSFNLAVALVDPSSGETRFARLKVPSMLPRFCFLPDGKRVLPIEQLMASHLEALFPSMEIVSVFSFRVTRDAELSVEEDEAEDLLHAIQSSIARRRRMNDVVRLEIDIAMSDQVRELLVRELDIDPDDVYVNDGLLALGGLMDLYSLDRSDLKYAPWKPDESLRSRESESLFDRLRETDILVHHPYESFESSVESFLSEASRDPKVLAIKNTVYRTTSGPKNPIVRALTRAAQAGKEVVALIELKARFDEEANIEWARELERAGVHVVYGLVGLKTHAKASLIVRQEGDRIRRYCHVGTGNYNAQTASIYEDVGLLSSNPALADDLSQLFNYLTGFARPSAYSLAQVAPTGLREFILEQIREESRHPDGHVIMKINGISDPEMIDALYAASNAGVEIDLIVRSVCCLRPAVPGLSERIRVRSVLGRYLEHSRIFRFGSDARGPRYLIGSADMMTRNLSRRVELLVPVEQPELRDRLQEILDANLSPDAKRWELAADGQWTRWPETLGHSSQEILYRLARRRRGAIGNPADV comes from the coding sequence ATGAGCAACGACGAAATCACGAGTGGATCTGGAGCTTCCTTGCTGCTCCCGTCGCGATTCTTGAACCGCGAACTCTCGCAACTGGAATTCCAGAGGCGCGTTCTCGCCATGGCCGAGGATCCCGAGTTACCGTTGCTCGAGCGTTTGAAGTTTGTGGCGATCTCGAGCCAGATCCTCGACGAGTTCTTTCAGATCCGGGTGGCCGGACTCAAACAACAACTCGATGCTGGCGTTGGTGCGGTGACACCCGAGGGACTCACACCCGCATCCCAACTGCGCAAGATCCGCCGCGAAGTGCTCTCACAAAATGCGCGGCGCATGGATCTGTTGCGCAAACGACTCTTTCCGGAGCTTGCCGAGCGAGGTCTGCATCTGGTCGGCTGGGATTCTCTCTCGCGTGAAGACCGAGATCAATTCGATCGGCTTTTCTACGAGCAGATCTTTCCCGTTCTGACGCCTCTGTCCGTGGATCCGGCGCACCCGTTTCCGTACATCTCCAACCTGAGCTTCAACCTGGCGGTGGCACTCGTCGACCCTTCGAGTGGGGAGACCCGATTCGCGCGACTCAAGGTTCCGTCGATGCTTCCCCGCTTCTGCTTCTTGCCCGACGGAAAGCGCGTTCTGCCTATCGAACAGCTGATGGCCTCGCACCTCGAGGCGCTGTTCCCATCGATGGAAATCGTATCCGTGTTCAGTTTCCGTGTGACCCGCGACGCGGAGCTCTCGGTTGAAGAAGACGAAGCTGAAGACCTGTTGCATGCGATCCAGTCGAGTATCGCGCGGCGCCGTCGTATGAACGACGTCGTGCGGCTCGAGATCGACATCGCCATGTCCGACCAGGTTCGGGAGTTGCTGGTACGCGAGCTGGACATCGACCCGGACGATGTCTACGTGAATGACGGACTGCTTGCTCTCGGCGGGCTCATGGACCTGTATTCGCTCGACCGTTCAGATCTGAAATATGCTCCATGGAAACCCGATGAATCGTTGCGTTCCAGAGAGAGCGAGAGCCTTTTCGATCGATTGCGCGAAACCGACATCCTCGTACACCATCCTTACGAGTCTTTCGAATCCTCCGTCGAGTCCTTTCTCTCGGAGGCCTCTCGCGATCCCAAGGTGTTGGCAATCAAGAACACCGTGTATCGCACGACTTCTGGCCCGAAGAACCCGATCGTCCGCGCTTTGACGCGCGCGGCCCAGGCTGGGAAGGAAGTAGTTGCACTCATCGAGCTGAAGGCGCGTTTCGACGAAGAAGCGAACATCGAGTGGGCGCGGGAACTCGAGCGGGCGGGTGTGCATGTTGTATACGGACTCGTGGGCCTCAAGACGCATGCCAAGGCATCACTGATCGTACGCCAGGAAGGCGATCGGATCCGTCGCTACTGCCACGTGGGAACGGGGAATTACAACGCGCAAACGGCCAGTATCTACGAGGACGTCGGGCTTCTGTCTTCGAATCCGGCGCTGGCGGATGATCTCTCGCAACTGTTCAACTATTTGACTGGTTTCGCTCGACCCTCGGCATACTCGCTCGCGCAGGTGGCACCCACCGGGTTGCGCGAGTTCATACTCGAACAGATCCGCGAAGAATCACGGCATCCGGACGGGCACGTGATCATGAAGATCAACGGCATCTCCGATCCAGAGATGATCGATGCTCTGTATGCGGCCTCGAATGCGGGTGTCGAGATTGATCTGATCGTGCGCAGCGTCTGTTGTCTGCGCCCAGCGGTGCCCGGTCTCTCGGAGCGGATTCGAGTGCGCTCTGTTCTGGGCCGCTATCTGGAGCACTCGAGGATCTTCCGCTTCGGCAGCGATGCGCGCGGTCCGCGCTACCTGATCGGCTCGGCGGATATGATGACCCGGAATCTGAGTCGCCGCGTGGAACTGCTGGTACCCGTCGAACAGCCGGAGTTACGCGATCGTCTTCAGGAGATTCTGGACGCGAATCTCTCGCCCGATGCGAAGCGCTGGGAACTTGCGGCGGATGGTCAGTGGACGCGATGGCCGGAGACCCTCGGACACAGTTCCCAGGAGATCTTGTACCGACTTGCCAGGCGACGTCGAGGAGCGATCGGAAACCCAGCCGACGTTTGA
- a CDS encoding MMPL family transporter has product MPEKGTLRFARFVVRRRAPIAVLLLIATVFFAYPIVNMLATALGNPLPGPATSISANARDMFPDHPYIHAQDKFAGRFGNASLVAVAVTVEDGDIFNPATLAKIDRITKGLDGWDYDAQVEARRTMLHELEAIGDLSKNEIRSELDERFPPYPVNHDLVRSLTHISTRVVEIAREGGMTAEIFIEDLPTTQEECDERRAVLRDDMPDSMGRLVSRDLKSALITASFVTDRLRNPNIYRAIFDHVQQIKLAEEDANTRIYVTGVPILMGWVLEHAWQILAFIVASVALIFLLLWLYFRRGHGVLIPFVCAGVTVIWGTGFTGWVGIAFDPLVLVIPMIITARAVSHTVQMAERFFEDYERLFPEYADAEQAKIEAASVAMGELIVPGTLGIITDVAGLLVILVTTIPQMRNLGIFGSFWVASIVITVEILHPILICYLPVPKDHRHRSPTIMVSFTDWVGRLTTHAVGKYAIAVMALVVFCASSYAALFHSVIGDANPGTSLFWPDHDFNRAAAEVTRQFGGADTLVVYADGDRDNSALDAKPVRDMERLERELIRQTNVAGTISLASLVKRVNEQFRYGEPKQAIIPESEGAVRGILIQIRLNSPPGALGPMLTGDGRAASMIAFYPDHKGETIERAVAVAERFIKQNPLGQISVRLEENRADSDAQWYETEAIKDFIYYMIGPLLPTRAHALSVKGRQSDGTYVERPVNSVAEHGLPPWIEDFRKEAHARYAEEFEKLRSGRTFTWPDELADWQTDEVDQWWEDTETDVRAVAVGTSSLIVHDRRTRDSAPIYQPTQSWARGVQFVMAGGIMGMLAAVNEEVERSHLANISLIFLVIFLLHSITYRSISSGAIILLQISSATMLSLAYMAVNGLGLNVNTLPVQAVGVGIGVDYAIYIVDRIRQETALCGDIDEAIRRAIRTTGMAVTFTATTVVGGIFFWGFSSLRFQSEMAQLLTVLMVINMVGAITIVPALYSIVRPNVALKQLEEFEKRKGPTASTSF; this is encoded by the coding sequence ATGCCCGAAAAAGGAACCTTGCGCTTCGCGCGCTTCGTCGTCCGGCGGCGTGCACCAATCGCAGTTCTTCTGTTAATCGCCACAGTCTTCTTTGCCTATCCGATCGTGAACATGCTGGCAACAGCTCTTGGCAATCCGTTACCTGGTCCTGCGACTTCGATCAGTGCCAACGCACGGGACATGTTTCCCGACCATCCCTACATCCACGCCCAGGACAAGTTCGCCGGTCGTTTTGGGAATGCCTCGCTCGTCGCGGTGGCTGTGACCGTTGAAGACGGCGACATCTTCAACCCTGCGACACTGGCGAAGATCGATCGCATCACGAAGGGACTCGACGGATGGGATTACGATGCGCAGGTCGAGGCGCGCAGGACGATGCTCCATGAACTGGAAGCCATTGGTGACCTGAGCAAGAACGAGATCAGGTCCGAACTCGACGAACGTTTCCCTCCGTATCCCGTCAACCACGACCTGGTGCGATCGCTGACGCATATCTCGACGCGGGTAGTCGAGATCGCGCGCGAAGGCGGCATGACGGCCGAGATCTTCATCGAGGATCTGCCGACGACTCAGGAGGAATGCGACGAGCGCAGGGCAGTGCTCAGAGACGACATGCCTGACTCGATGGGCCGTCTCGTCAGTCGTGACCTGAAGTCTGCTCTGATTACCGCTTCGTTTGTTACCGACCGTCTGCGTAACCCGAACATCTACCGAGCGATATTCGATCACGTCCAGCAAATCAAACTCGCTGAAGAAGACGCCAATACGCGGATATACGTGACCGGGGTTCCGATATTGATGGGCTGGGTGCTCGAACACGCCTGGCAGATCCTGGCCTTCATCGTCGCTTCGGTGGCTCTGATTTTTCTCCTGCTGTGGCTCTATTTCCGACGTGGACATGGAGTCTTGATCCCGTTCGTGTGCGCGGGGGTCACGGTAATCTGGGGGACCGGTTTCACGGGTTGGGTTGGTATCGCCTTCGACCCTCTGGTTCTGGTGATTCCGATGATCATCACGGCGCGTGCGGTCTCTCATACCGTGCAGATGGCGGAACGGTTCTTCGAAGACTACGAGCGGCTGTTTCCTGAGTACGCCGATGCGGAGCAGGCCAAGATCGAAGCGGCCAGCGTCGCGATGGGCGAGTTGATCGTGCCAGGTACGCTCGGAATCATCACCGACGTGGCCGGGCTTCTCGTGATCCTGGTGACGACGATCCCGCAGATGCGAAACCTGGGCATCTTCGGTTCCTTCTGGGTCGCATCGATCGTCATCACCGTCGAGATCCTGCACCCAATCTTGATCTGTTATCTGCCCGTACCCAAGGATCACAGACATCGATCACCGACGATCATGGTCAGCTTTACGGACTGGGTCGGTCGCCTGACGACTCATGCCGTGGGGAAGTACGCGATCGCGGTTATGGCTCTGGTCGTCTTCTGTGCGTCGTCCTACGCGGCGCTTTTTCATTCAGTGATAGGCGACGCGAATCCGGGTACTTCCCTATTCTGGCCTGACCACGACTTCAACCGCGCTGCGGCAGAGGTCACCCGTCAGTTCGGCGGGGCGGATACGCTGGTCGTGTACGCCGATGGCGATCGCGACAACTCTGCGCTCGATGCCAAACCTGTGCGAGACATGGAACGCCTCGAGCGAGAACTCATTCGCCAGACCAACGTCGCCGGGACGATTTCACTTGCGTCGCTGGTCAAGCGCGTCAACGAACAGTTTCGCTACGGCGAACCCAAACAGGCGATCATCCCGGAAAGTGAAGGTGCGGTACGGGGTATTCTGATTCAGATCCGACTCAACAGTCCGCCGGGTGCTCTGGGTCCCATGCTGACCGGAGACGGCCGTGCTGCGAGCATGATCGCGTTCTATCCCGACCACAAGGGAGAAACGATCGAGCGGGCGGTTGCGGTCGCGGAACGCTTCATCAAGCAGAATCCGCTGGGACAGATCTCGGTTCGTCTTGAAGAGAACCGCGCGGACTCTGACGCTCAGTGGTACGAGACGGAAGCGATCAAGGATTTCATCTACTACATGATCGGACCACTGCTTCCGACACGCGCGCATGCGTTGAGCGTGAAGGGGCGACAGTCAGATGGGACCTACGTCGAACGACCGGTGAACTCCGTGGCGGAACACGGCCTGCCGCCCTGGATAGAAGACTTTCGAAAAGAAGCACATGCCCGTTATGCCGAAGAGTTCGAGAAGCTGAGATCGGGCCGAACATTCACGTGGCCCGACGAACTCGCCGACTGGCAGACGGATGAAGTCGACCAGTGGTGGGAGGATACAGAAACCGACGTGCGTGCGGTCGCCGTCGGTACCTCCAGCTTGATCGTGCACGACCGACGAACTCGCGATAGCGCACCGATCTATCAACCTACGCAGAGCTGGGCCCGTGGTGTGCAGTTCGTGATGGCCGGAGGCATCATGGGAATGCTCGCTGCGGTGAACGAAGAAGTGGAACGCAGCCATCTTGCGAACATCTCACTGATCTTCCTGGTGATCTTTCTGTTGCACTCGATTACCTACCGGTCGATTTCCTCGGGTGCGATTATTCTCCTGCAGATTTCCTCCGCAACCATGCTTTCGCTCGCGTACATGGCGGTCAACGGCCTGGGGCTGAACGTGAACACTCTGCCTGTTCAGGCGGTGGGTGTAGGAATCGGTGTCGACTACGCGATCTACATCGTCGATCGCATCCGTCAGGAGACTGCCTTGTGTGGGGACATCGACGAGGCGATACGTCGCGCGATCCGAACGACCGGAATGGCCGTGACCTTCACCGCTACCACCGTGGTGGGCGGTATCTTCTTCTGGGGCTTTTCGAGTCTGCGCTTCCAGTCGGAAATGGCCCAGCTGCTGACGGTTTTGATGGTGATCAATATGGTTGGCGCGATCACGATCGTTCCCGCCCTCTATTCGATCGTGCGCCCCAACGTGGCCCTCAAACAGCTTGAAGAATTCGAGAAGCGAAAAGGTCCTACGGCTTCGACATCTTTCTGA